From a single Phalacrocorax carbo chromosome 10, bPhaCar2.1, whole genome shotgun sequence genomic region:
- the LOC104046959 gene encoding cytosolic phospholipase A2 epsilon yields MQLNPDGERWTSLAKIQPSLCYLLTIRVIRARNIHQADVLSQTDCYVSLWLPTASTDKFQTKTIKNCKDPVWNETFYFRIQSQVKNVLELALYDKDVVTQDDHLFTVYFDIARLSLGEQVFMHFKCNSERQEELEVGFALDNISGPPETIITNGVLVSRKICCLEVQVVEKKKKKKKKSLSKKEFSFKVQGSYEGTQDIMLGSNLVFSSSSPARFHYARYKQPTLDVTLPGKKLPSSFRSRMYDTGSPNVELHSLPSGKNVILAEEKGFDLYAKAEDCPDHLDVRLGFDLCMQEQDFLCKRQKYVAPALKKVLQLEQDLLDQETPVVAIMTTGGGMRSLTALYGSLRGLKKLNVLDCATYLTGLSGTTWTMSNLYRDAEWSQKDLDKQISEARKHMTKCKINSLSLEYLKYYKKQLGQRKREGHKTSFIDLWGLVLESLLHDGKDNYRLSDQQRAIDRGQNPLPIYTAVNVKNNYSTLDFKEWVEFTPYEVGLQKYGAFVRAEDFGSEFFMGRLMKKIPESRICFLEGMWSSLFSLNVLYIWNSSHSSEDFWHRWTRDKIDNIEEEPLLPLKLHELRTRLFTPPSPFGSALRSTLTDRLCVAQEHNFLKGFQVHNDYLENKHFCRWKDTVLDTFPNQLTQSEEFLSLVDTGFFINTSIMPLLKPERKVDVILHLNYSAGSQIQALDQTCKYCLEQGILFPKVDLSEEDRKNPKECYLFDGAETPGAPVLLFFPLINDTFQKYKAPGQKRSESEMEDGKVDLYGCCSPYSTYSLQYSEKAYDRLVQLGEYNILNNEGLILQALHTAVAQKRQKKK; encoded by the exons ATGCAGCTGAATCCGGATGGGGAACGGTGGACTTCTCTTGCAAAG ataCAACCATCTTTGTGTTACTTACTGACTATAAGAGTCATAAGAGCAAGAAATATCCACCAGGCAGATGTCT TAAGCCAGACTGATTGCTACGTGAGCCTGTGGCTGCCAACTGCTTCAACAGACAAATTTCAGACTAAGACCATCAAGAATTGCAAAGATCCAGTCTGGAATGAAACCTTCTACTTCAGGATCCAAAGTCAGGTCAAG aatgtgctggagctggctctCTATGACAAGGATGTGGTTACTCAAGACGACCACCTCTTCACGGTGTACTTTGATATAGCCAGACTTTCCCTGGGAGAGCAAGTCTTCATGCACTTCAAGTGCAATTCGGAG agACAAGAGGAACTAGAGGTGGGATTTGCATTGGATAATAT TTCAGGCCCTCCTGAAACCATCATTACTAATGGAGTACTAGTG TCCCGCAAAATCTGCTGCTTGGAAGTCCAGGTGGttgagaagaagaagaagaagaagaagaaatctttATCAA AGAAAGAGTTCTCCTTTAAAGTGCAAGGCTCTTATGAGGGCACCCAAGACATCATGCTGGGATCTAATCTGGTCTTcagctcctcctctcctgccagaTTCCATTATGCCAGATATAAGCAGCCAACGCTGGATGTTACGCTACCAGGGAAGAAACTACCTTCCTCCTTT cgTTCCCGTATGTATGATACAGGCTCTCCAAATGTGGAACTTCATTCCCTTCCAAGTGGAAAAAATGTGATCTTAGCAGAG GAAAAAGGATTTGATTTATATGCGAAGGCAGAAGACTG cccagACCACCTTGATGTGCGTTTAGGGTTTGACCTCTGCATGCAGGAGCAAGACTTTCTATGCAAAAGGCAGAAGTATGTTGCTCCTGCTCTGAAGAAGGTCCTGCAGCTGGAACAGGATCTGCTGGACCAAGAG ACCCCAGTGGTGGCCATCATGACCACAGGAGGAGGGATGAGATCTCTGACCGCGCTGTATGGCAGTCTGCGGGGGCTCAAGAAGCTCAATGTCTTGGACTGTGCCACGTACCTGACTGGCCTGTCTGGTACTACGTG GACCATGTCAAACTTGTACAGAGATGCTGAATGGTCACAAAAGGATCTCGACAAGCAAATCAGCGAGGCTCGAAAACATatgacaaaatgcaaaataaattcccTTTCCTTGGAGTATTTGAAGTATTACAAAAAGCAGCTGGGTCAACGGAAAAGAGAGGGCCACAAAACATCTTTTATAGATCTCTGGGGGCTTGTCCTGGAATCCTTGTTGCATGATGGG AAAGACAACTATAGGCTCTCTGATCAGCAACGGGCCATTGATCGTGGTCAGAACCCATTGCCTATCTATACTGCAGTCAATGTCAAGAACAACTATAGCACTCTGGATTTCAAAG AATGGGTGGAGTTCACCCCTTATGAGGTGGGATTGCAAAAATATGGAGCTTTTGTTCGCGCTGAGGATTTTGGCAGCGAGTTCTTCATGGGTCGGCTGATGAAGAAGATCCCTGAATCCCGGATCTGCTTCTTAGAAG GCATGTGGAGtagtttattttcattgaatGTGTTGTATATCTGGAATTCGTCCCATTCATCAGAAGATTTCTGGCACAGGTGGACCAGGGACAAAATTGACAATATAG AGGAGGAACCCCTCCTGCCGCTGAAGCTGCATGAGCTGAGGACTCGCCTGttcacccctcccagccccttcgGCAGTGCTCTTCGCAGCACCCTCACCGACCGCCTCTGTGTTGCCCAGGAGCACAACTTCCTAAAGGGTTTCCAGGTGCATAATGACTACCTGGAGAACAAGCACTTCTGCAGGTGGAAAG aTACTGTGTTAGACACATTTCCCAACCAGCTGACACAATCAGAGGAATTCCTGTCTCTGGTAGATACAGGATTTTTTATCAATACAAGCATCATGCCACTTTTAAAACCAGAGAGAAAGGTGGATGTCATCCTGCATTTAAATTACAGCGCAGGATCCCAGATACAg GCTCTGGACCAGACCTGCAAGTACTGCTTGGAGCAAGGAATCCTTTTTCCCAAGGTGGACTTGAGTGAAGAAGACAGGAAAAACCCAAAGGAGTGTTACCTCTTTGATGGTGCTGAGACTCCAGGAGCACCAGTACTGCTATTTTTCCCACTAATTAATGATACCTTCCAAAAATACAAAGCACCAG GCCAGAAGCGCTCAGAGTCAGAGATGGAAGATGGCAAAGTTGATCTCTATGGCTGCTGTTCCCCTTATTCAACATATTCACTTCAGTACAGTGAGAAGGCGTATGACCGTCTGGTTCAGCTGGGTGAATACAACATCCTGAATAATGAAGGCCTCATTTTGCAGGCCTTGCACACAGCAGTtgcacagaaaaggcagaaaaagaaataa